The genomic interval TGATTCGTGTTTCAACAGACGCACGAGCATCTGCAGGTGCTCAAGGTTCCATGCCCAAATCCCGATTCCGCGAACGTCGATTCGGCAGAACAAATCAGATAGTTGTTCGTAAGTCAATGACGATTGCCGAAATGGACAGGTGTGGCAGACAATCGACCAGTCGGCAAGTTCCCACGTCCCTGCCGTGTCGCCAATGACATTGCTCTTTTCAAGCTCCCTTTCTTTTGTTGCTTCAGCAAGGCGATGACACCGTGGGCATACGACATGCAAGAGCCGCGCCCGTGATCGGTGGTCATAACGTACGTGAGATGATCCAGAAAGCAAGATTCGTCAACCCTGTGGCAGGGATGCCTGTTGCTGGCGAACGTCAGACATCACATGGGACGGACGGTTGATAGACCACTCGCACAAACGCCGCAAGCCGTCCTCACGTGCACGTCATGGTTCGGCTCCTGTAGCCACCATGGTTGTTTGACGCTTACCATTCTTGATGGGAACGACGTGCGGAACGCCAAGATGCTTGAGCCGTTCCATGATTGCATCGTGTTGAATCTTTGCCTGCTCGAGAGTGTAAATTGTGTCGGCGATTTGTATTTCGTCTGGAGACACTTCGGTAAACGCAAACTCTGCTTTTTCTGGAACTACTGGCCAAAGTGCGCCGTGAAGCTGATCTGCCCAAAGCACGCGTACACCCAGCAACTCCAGGGCTTCGCTTTCGCGAACAAGCGACGCTCGACGCCACTGAGCGTATCCGAATAAGATCGCGAAGGATGCCACCACAGCAAGCAATGTTGTGATTCGATATCGGATGCTAAGTCGTCGGATCATCTGCGGTTAGTGGCTAAAAGGAACACTGTCTTTGAACTCTTTAGTGGCCGAACGACAGCGGTAACCCAGCCGCAGCAATAGATTTTGCTGTAAGTAACGACCCAATCGGCGGCTTAGGTTCACCGCATGGTTCTGCCTTCTATACGCGTGCAAGCAAGCGATTGGCCATGTCTTTGGCTAGGTCTCGAATCGGGTCCGTGTCAGGGATCGCGCGCACCCTCTCCGCGACCTTCGATGATAGCGTTACATCAGCAAGCAAGCGAGCCTTGTACAGCATGCAATATTGAATCCACTCGAAAAGCATGAAGTCAGAAGTTCTGGGACCTGTGGTAGCCAGTGATTCCCATTCGTAGTTGGAATCGCGTGAGCTAGGAATTTTAGGTGTCGATCAACCAATGAGCAATGACGAATGTCAGGCAGCGACCAGATGTGGCCGAGACGTTCGATCAACCATTGACGCTTCGGGCGATTGCTAGAAAGCAACAAACGCTCGGTGATTTGATTAAGTTCGAGTTGACCGCGATAATCCATAAACTCTCGTTGGCAGAACGTCAAGGATCACGGCGGACGTGCGAACGACTCGCAAGCAGACCATTAAACACGACTCACGTCCTCCCGTGCAATTCATGGTTCTGCTTCTTTGCGTTGTTGGAGTACGCACCAGCGACTGTAGCTTTTACCATTCCTAGTCACGCGGCGTTCAGGACCATCCGGGTACAACCCAGGTGAGACATCACTGATTCCAACACTAGCGTTGAATACAGTGTAACCAATCGAAGCAATGGCAGAGATCAGATCGTGTCGTGCATAACCCGTGACACATAGAAAGAGCAATGAAGGGTCATCGTGGGCGGAGATTGTACCGTCGAAATCTCCAGACACGTACAAATTTGTTGACGGGTTTCCGGTGCTGATCGATCCGCCAAAGTCACCATCAACCCAGATTTTGGATGAACCAGTCGTGACGATCTGCCCGTTCATCGACCCGCCGATGTAAATATGGAGAAAGCCGTCGGCATGAATCTTTGCGTCCCTTGAAACATCACCGCAGATTAAGATTTCCTGGAATCCACCGGTTTCGAGTCCGGCATTCAGGTCGCCGTTGATATGCAAGACACCTCCGTCGGGCGCAGAAATCATTGCGTCACTATCACCGTCGACCTCGAGTGCATCCCGCTCACCTATGAGCATTGGTCGCGTTTGATTCTCCACGCGCGACCAGCGAGATTCGCTTGCGGACGGAAATCGCCAATGCGATATCGATTGATTGAACGGATGGTCGAGCAGGACATCAACATGTGCGACACGACGTTGGATTTCCGGCGGGATCGACATGAATGCTTTCTAGAGCAGAACGGTACGGATCACGCGGTCGCCGCGAGCGATCCTCAACTTCAAGAACCACGACCCGGCGACTCGTCGTGCATCCCATTGTTACGCCACTGACTCGTGTGAGAGCATTGGCGGAGCAACATACCAAAAGTTTTCTCCACTGCAATCAGACATTCCTAAGTACGCCCACAGCGTTGGATGGACGGACAATGCGATTCCCCACAATAACCTGGAATGTTCGGCAAGCGTCCTACGCTGGGGAGTCATATCACGAGTGCATTCACAAATCCATCCGTCTCCATTGACTCGTTGTTTCACATTGGTAGACCAGCTGATCGGAACGCGATCGCGAAAACTGGATGCCAGATCGATTGTTGGGAACGTTAGCTGGTGGTGAACCGTCCGAGAACGCTTGAGGTCATCACCGACCGCCCGTGCGTTCGAAAGCAGCTGGCCGACCGTGTCATCTGGGTAGGAACCAAATTCCCATTCAACGTCGCTCTCGCAGCAGACAGTTGCAAAGATTCGTCGAAGCCACCCTAACAATGTCAATTCCTCAATGGCGTAACAGCAGAATTCACGGGGAACGGGAGAGAGACGCAAGCAGACCGTTATACACGACTCCCGCTCGCCTGTGCATTTCATGGTTCCCCGCTGTATGGACCAAGGATCGAATCACGGTCCCCGATAGGTTCCGCCAGCTATCGCCAGAGACATCATTCCCCAATATATCCACCAAAATAAAATTTGGGCAATGCGATGGCGTCTTTCGTTTCCGAACCAAATACGTTTAGCGATTTCCAGCAGTGGTGTAGCGATGCAGACAATAATCGAAAAGATGAAGTTCAGCGGGAGAACCCACGGCCCCAGTTCGGTAGCGAGGGCAATCATTGGTAAGAACACAAACGCAGTTGAGAGCACTGCAAGGGGTTCGCCCGTTGCTAGCGTCGCGATCACGATGGGCGGAATAAAATGGTAACGAAATCGAAGCCAACTTGGGATACGCGAATTCGTGTCGCCACCAGTCACCTCAGGCTCTGAGGCGGGACTCTGGTACGGATTAGACGCGACGTTCAATGCTGTGACTTCAGTGGCGGAAGAATAGTGATCAGCGGGGACGGGCGAACGACTTGCATGCAGACGAGCAAACGGACAGCCCGTCCTCCGTTGAATCACATGTTTATTTGCCTTCTGTTTGCGGCGGAACGAATGTAGCCGTAGCGAGTTTTCGATCGCCAACAACTTTACGCTCAAAAGTTGATAAGACCAAGTCGTTGTCAGGCAACGCATCATCCAATCGCTGTTGAAGTGACTTTTGGTCATCCATCGCATTGCCTATGACAGTAATCTTCATGAACGTAAACGTTGCGTCAAGTTCGAAAGGCGTTGTGTTTTGCATTCCGCCATGCGCTGCAACACGGAATTGGTCTTGGTGTCTGGCGATCACTCTCAACTCACCCAGTTCTACCGGGTCATGGCCAGAGTGATAGGTCCTAGCGTACTGATCGCCCGTGCGATGATTCTTCCAGTCGGACCAACTCTGATTGAACCCGTCCAAGTCTTGCCATCGAGCGACGTCAATATCTAGGCCGTCAAACGTTACGCGGGGCGAGCCAAGATCATCGGCTGGAATCGACGCACCTACGATTTCCAGCGACCACTGGAGTGACTTTCCCTTTCCGTTGTTGAATTCGTCGCACCAATCTGGATCGTTGAGCCATCCCGCAACAGTCGCGGAAGCGATTGGATACTCGTTCTCGGAAAAATGGAACCCCGAAGGAGAATCGACGATCTGTTTTGGCGTCATGTTTCGACGAGGGTCGCACCCCGTAGAAAACGGAACGATGAAGCAAAACAGCACGAGTAAATATGTGCGATGCATCTAATGCAAATAATGCAGAGAACACCCAGCCGCTGCGGTGGTCTCTTGTGGTACTTAACGACAACACCCACGGCTTGGGTTCATCGACATGGATCATCGCGATACAATCAGCGACGGCTGGAATCAAAATCGCTCGTTGCCATTGTACCCGTTGGGCTCGACAGTGGGATAAGCGAAACCTGGAGTCTGCTCCTCTTCCACTCTGCACTCGATCACATGCCGCGACGGTCACAGAGATCACACAGTGGTGATGGTGGTCGTTGTGGTATCCAACGCGACTTCCTCGGCCCGAGCGCGCGCCTCGGATTGTCGCGCTACACGGAGCGACGGTCAGAACCAGAATCGCTCCAGGCAACGGGTACCCAGTGGACTTGACCGTGGGGAAATCGAGCACTCGGATCAGTTCCAACTTCCACACTGGACTTGATCACTAGCCGCGTTGATCGACCGACGTCAGCCAGAACGGCGGTTTGATTGTCCAACTGAAAACGCCCCATGCCTTCCTCGGTTGCACGTCAGGGTTCGTTGGTTTCTTCACTTGGATACGGCTGACCATCATAGGACCTGTACCCGTCGCCTGTCGACGAAATATCCGTCGTGCGGTTACCATCCCGACGACGGGCAACGTCAGTGATCTCGATCGCAAGAAACTCGCGTTCGTAAAGTCCCAAGTGTCCGTACTTACCCTCGGGGCTGAGATAGCCGATAACCTTTACGCGCGCAATCCGACCACGAATCGATTCAAGACGGCGTGCAATCTTATCGTCAACCTCTCGCTCGAATTGCGGCATTGGAAGAGGTTCCCACCTAATGTGATTCGTTTTGCACTCGTCAAGCGTTGACAACCACCATGAGTCTCTGGGCGATTGATTCTTTGGCTCGTAAAACGCGGATATCTCAGAACCAGTCAGCCAATTGCCCGTACGTTTGGTAAGTTCGTATCCAAATCCGCTAAGAACCTCGTGTGTCGCTGCGGGATTACGTTTGCGGTAGTCGATTCCCGCGTTGAGTCCCGCGAATTCTGGGTACTTCTCAAGGTCCATGTGTTCTGGGCTAAACCCTGTATATGCCCACAAAAACATCGAAGCGAATGCGCGGCGTTGCGCTCCAAAGCCATCCGGATTATCAGGCAGATTCTTGATGTGCTCGTCGGCCAACCGCAACACGAAATCGGGGATTGGACGATGTTTGTACCCCAGGTCCTGGGCGTGTATCGTCGTGCACGCAAACGCTGCCAATAGAGCGAAGATGAACTGACGTGTACGCATCCAATTCAATCCAACGAACGCCACCGTTCACCGAGCCCGCGCGATGAACGCATCCATTTCAAAAGCACCCGATCGCGGGCTTGGGTGAGTAGGCCGGGGTCTCTTTGGTATAGGTTACGGTTTGTTTTCCCTGTTTGCCACCCGTTTCCTCTGGTGGTTTCACAATATTGTAACCATGCCGCATTGCCCCCCGGCCCCTCGTAGATCCGGACGTGCCGTGTTGCAGCATCCGGCTCCCAGATTTCACCTAGCAATCCGCCTGATGATGGCGAGGCACGAACCAGTGCAATCGACCGACGCGCTGGAGTGCGCGTTGTGAAAGCAGGGGACGGGCTCTCGAAACTCCACGGACAAAAGGAACGCCGCGATCCAGCCTGGTTAGCACCGAGGGTCCGTCACTGAGTACGGTAGGTGCCAGGTCTGAATCGCGTGAAATCCCGACCGCCTTCCCTCGATCGATATTACTCGACTTCGTTCCACTTGATTGGCCTTCAAGCTTCAACAGTAGTATTTGGTCGTCCGACTCCCTGAGCGTCACTTGTCTTCGTCGCTCATTCCACTTCTCGGACATACTCACTCGCCCGCAATCGGAGATCGCGAATCGATCAAGAACCTCAGGGTCTCACCGGTTGCCTGACTGACGCTGTGTGTAGCGCGCGTGAGCCGACCAAGGCGAACAGCAAGCGTTCTTCGGGGCGCCGACTCCGGGTCTCTCCACGAAGCTCGCCAATGACGCGTCGTGAAGTGTTGCCTTGGGGCATGCACAAACCTTGGCCACTGCAATCACCTGATTGGCGCCAACAGATACCAAATTTCGCAGCTATTCCCCTTCACAGCCGCGCACACCGCCCACAGTCCATTCATCCTGACTACGTTTCTGCCTGTCTCGATCCTAAGAGTCCAGTGCTTCAACGACTGACTTCGACCACCGGTCTTATACAGCCGCTGCAACACTCAATACTGGGCCTGTGGCTAGCAGTTACCCAGGCGGGATCTCCCCCCGCTCGTCAATCAGACCTTGCCAGTCCGCACGTGCATTTTCTAGTTCCCCGCCTACGTGTCGCCGCTTGGCTTCGGCGTGTCGGATTGCGTGTAGCGTTCTCCAGTCTGCGGATCATACAGCGCGCATCCGAATCCTGCCATCACGTCTATCATCTGGTTTAGCGGTTCGGGGTTCTTTAGAAGCTTATAGCCGCAAGTCATCGAAACCTGAGTCGCCGTTACCGACCATGAAACCTCAAAGTAGCTCCCGTTTCCTTCCCAGGTCATTGATGTAAGTCCGTCTACAATGTCCGGAAATTCTGCAACAATCGCGGCTTTGATTTCGTCAATCGGGAGGAGTGCAATTCCGTCAATCAGCTTGTCTTCTGCAAGTTGCTGGCAGATTGCGTCGGGAGACAGAGCAGATGGTCTCGTTTGACGCCAGAACCAAAGATCGTACGACATGTTTCGCTGTATGCTCGATGCAAGTATAGAGTTTTCGTTGTAAGTCGGGGAACGGTACGGTTCAGCGGGGCCGCGTGAACGAATCTCGACTTCAAAAACGTCAACTCGCGGCCTCCGTTGCATTACGCCCAACATGGGCGTGATCTTGTGGGCTGAAAGTCCCCTGTACTTAGTTCCGGTAACGTCCAGTAGGAGACAGTATACCAAATGTAGATCCGAAAGAAGTAAGTACGAGGCCTGTCTCGAAGATACCCGGCAACTGCGCACAAGGTGACAAACCGTGGGGAGGAAGCCTGTGAATGTGAGCGTCAAGCTGGATAGCCGCCGAGAACCGTCCGGGTCATAGGGTCAGTCCCGCCGATTCGGGCATGGTTCAACGCAATTCGTTTCCAGACGCATTCACGCCAAGACCCATCAGGTCCGCGCGGAGCTTGCAGTAGCACGGAACAGAAACCCTATAGAGGCCGACACTGCAGGCCCATCGCTGTGCGATTCCCAAAAATCTGCTGACAGCGAAACCGAACCGGAAAAGTTGGTGGAGGTAGATGGGGAGCTTGGGTGGGGACTGATCACGCGTTTCAAGACCATCGCGTCTTGAAACGTCCCTTATTTGGGGAGGACTTCATCCTGTGCCCGCTAGTAGAGCTTGCTCCAACGCGGGGTGGGCCGTGGTAACACGAACCCACGATCGAAGTCGGCAGCAGAGGGCATAGGAGTAATCCGCCGAGTCCAACGGCGACACAAAGGCCTGAACGTCACAAGACAAGGAACGGACCACCGATGAACTCTGATGCTTCCTCGCTCTCCATCCGGGCTTGACCCGGTGGAAGCAAGACTGATGAGCTACAAAGAAGCAGTCGATTCGCTTGGCTCCCCTCCGGCCTCGTGCCGGTGGTAGCAAGGACGATCACTGGCCATCTCAAGTCGCGTTCGTCCCGTTGCCACTGGCACGAGGCCAGTGGGGAGATGGGGTTCGATTGGCCTGCGGTGTCGTAGCCAGTCAGTCGGATTCACCACCGGCACGAGGCCGGTTGGAGTCTGGTCAAATCGAACGAATGGTAACAGCTATGCAGACGACTTTGTGATTTTCACAAAGACCGAAGCGGCGGCGCAGCGTGTGTACGGGAGCACCGAACGCTTCTTGACCGAGCGTCTGAAATTGTCCGTCAATCACGACAAAAGCAGCATCCGCAAGACGGATGGGCTTGAGTACGTGGGCTACGAGTTTCGTGGCTACGGCGGCCAAATTCGCGTGAGCAATAAGGTCGTCGGGTACGCGCCTGCTACTGGAAACAGTGGCGGAAATCGAAGACCCGTCTGAAGAATCTGATGTCGTTGGGCGTGTCCTATCGTGTCGCTCGTGGCTTTGCGATGAGCGGCAAGGGCCCGCGTTGTTTGGCAGACAGAGCGACTTTCCGCGACTTCTGGTGTCCAGCGAGCTTTATCCAACGAATACCTAGCCGCCGAGGGCTTGTTCATTCTTGAAGAGTGCTGGCTATCGCTTGCATCCTTATGGCGAAACGCACTGTATTCATCGATCCTGGGCGGCCCCGCATGCTAGGTGTTGTGAGAGGAGTCCCGGGTAACCGGGCCCCTATCTCGATCGGCATGGTTACCCCACCTCGGCGTTGCGACGAGAGTCCAGCTTGACACGAATAGTAACGGCGATTCCGGTTGAGATCAAAGCACATGCCGCCGCTAGTCCCGCAATCCAGTTGATGACAGGAGCAATGTTTGGGGATGAGGCAAGTGGTAGCACGATCGCGATCGTGCCAATTGCAGCCGGAATAGCCCACAAAGGAGCACGGTTTTGAATATGGCGACAGCTGAGGTAGGCACCACCGATACCGAACACCGATGCGAGTGAAAGAAAGAACCCAACAAGCCGAGCAAGATCGTCGGTAGATCCGCTGTAACGACGATGGGATACGAAGGCGATCAACGCACCTGCAGTAAGTGTCAGCCCGAGGTTAAGCATCACCGCGGCGAACATCGCCCATCGGATCGACGGCTTCGATACTACGGTGTGCGATGTTGGTTCGTAAGGGTTCGGATGCAGTGTCGATGCTCCTGCTTGGGGTAACGATTGGATTAACGCGGTTCGCGCATTCGATGATTTAGTAAGCTAGATCAGCCCGCGAACTCGCGTTCAATCCTTGGTTCGTCCGATTGCAACAAAGCCCCCCTTCCCTTTTTCTCGAACGTGATGCAATGACACACCAGGCAAACCACGAACGATAGAAAAGAACAGCTCCGCAAACTCATCACCCAGGCCGATACTCTTTCCGTCGTACCAATCCCGCGCCGTTCGAATATCAAAATAGACCTCATCAACCAGACGTACGTTCATTTAGCTCGATCGGCTTCTAGCCTGGCACGAAGCTCATCGATCGTCATGCCACTCCCCGGGTTTTCCCGATACTTTGCCATCCTGCGATCTAGTTCCGCCTGGAATTCCGGACCAGGGGCCGGACAAGCGTCTTCGGGTAGAGAATCCCAAATTGCTTGGGCAATGCGAAGTCGGTCGGATGTTGGCAGCAAAGCCGCGTCAGAAATCAGTTGGTCAGCGGTCATTGAGTGTTCCTGGCAGTTTACGTGACTCTTCAAGTATAGCACGTTCGCCAACGGGAGCCATCCGAACGGCGGCTCACCCAGGAAGGCGGGTTTGTGGGAATTTCAGTCGGGTAAACGAAACGAAAACGAATTGCGGGCCGAGAAAAGGTGTCCGACACCTTTTCTCGACCACGGCATTGTTACACGTCTTTCACTGAGTCAGGCCACGAGCAATCGTTCGGGTTCATTGTAGCCGAGAAACGTCGCGTTCGTGTGGCGAGCAATAGTCGCGGCAAAGTGGAGCAGTTGTTGATTGGGAGCAGCGCTGTTCGTATCGAAACGGAGGAACCGCCAACGACGGCGACCGTGGTAGCAATAGATCGTATGCTGAAAACTGGATTGCATGCCGAGCGATGAGATTCCAAGCTCGTCGCCGTCATGCATGTGAAAATGTCGTGTTCGCACGCGTTTACCGCAAAGAAAAGTGGTTGTTCTAAGCGAGCGAGATCCAGAATCAACTTCGGCGTATGACCTCAAGTAGAAGAAGCAAGCAAACGTAGCGTTCCAACACGCAACAACGGCGAAGAAAAGAAGAAGGCCCAAAAGGTCGTGTGAGTTGGGTTTGCGAGCAGCAAGTATTGACACAGCTACCGCGAGCGGCATGCTCCAAGCAAGGACCGACATTGGAAGCAAAACTGTCAACCGAATCTTACGTGAAGCGCCGCAGTAAATCGGGACGCGATACAGTCCGTCCGAGATCGCTTCAATTGGCGGAACGTCGATCACAATAGTTCCTTCGGGTAACGGTACGCGTAACCGGAAACGCGCGGGAAGGTCTCTAACGGCCAATTCGCTCAGTTCGCGTTCTCCGGTTCACGCGATGGTTACCCGCCGTCGTGTGGGTTTGTACTCAACCTATCAGACGCGACAGACGCAGCTGTAAGTAATTGTGATTGATGATGCAATAGTCGAAAGAGATGGTAGTAGCCCAATCGCATGAAACCCATCATGACGCTCGCGAACGCGAAGGCTAGCAGACCAAAGTACCACGATGGCCGTGATGCGATGAAGGCGAATCCACCGACAGCTATTACGGCAGCGATAACGAACATTGGGTATGCCATTCTCCGCTGTGGCTCAAGATCCGAAACTGCAAGTATGCGTTCGAGTCGAGCGAGTTCGCGGTCGGAAAGTGTTACGCTGGCCATATTGGTCGAAAGACGTGGTAGGTAGGGCGGATCGTCGTTGTTAGCACTTGAGTCGGGTAACGGTACCGATCACCCGGTACGCGCGGTTGATTGTCCATTTGAGAACGCCCTGCTCGCGTACTGGGGGTGAGTAGGCCGGGGTCTCTTTGGTTTAGGTTACGGTTTGTTTTCCCTGTTTGCCACCCGTTTCCTCTGGTGGTGTCACAATATTGTAACCATGCCGCATTGACTCCCGGCCCCTCGTAGATCCGGACGTGCCGTGTTACAGCATCCGGCTCCCAGATTTCACTTGTCCCCCGCACTTCGCTTCGCCCGTGACATCGCGATCAGGTCCGTTAAACCGACGGGGCTCGCCAAGGGGTGACGCTCCGTGAAGAGATTGAAATCGTCCCAGTTCACGTAGCTCTTTTGACTGCGGCGGCTCAGGTGACGTTTTGCCATCCGGCGAACCTTGCTTCGGAACGCCATCAGCATCGGCCAATTGTCATTGATCCCGTAATACTGATAGTGCCCCCGAAGTTTCGCGTTGAGCACTTGCCACATTTCGCCCACCGGAGTGGAGAGCTGATGATGAAACCAGAGACGCATTTCACTCAGCTTCATACGCAGCTTCTTACCCGACGTTTTCCTTTTCAGTTTGAACTTCCCGGCACGTGACCGGCCGCAGTAATGAGTGAATCCGAGGAAGTCGAATACCGCTGGAGCGCCTTCACCCAACCGCTGGCTATCGCGACGGGCGAAACGTCCAAAACGGATCAACTTGGTTTTCTCCTCGGCGATTGACAGCGAGAACCGGGCAAGTCGCTTGGGCAATACCGCTTGGTATCTCCTCGCATCAGATTCAAGTTCAATGCCGCACACGAAATCATCAGCAAAGCGTACGATGTACGCTTCGCCCCGAAGCCGTGGCTTGACTTCTTGCTCGAACCATTGGTCCAACACGTAATTCAAATACACGTTGGCCAACAACGGGGAGAGACTTGCCCCTTGTGGGACACCGTCTTCGGTTGCCGTCAGCTTGCCATCGATCATCACTCCGGCTCTAAGAAAACCGGTGATCAGTCGAAGCATCTTCGGGTCGCTGACACGGATGCGCAGCAATTCGATTAAGCGTTCATGAGACACATTGTCGAAGAAACCTTCGATGTCTGCGTCACTGATCCAGTTCACTCTTTGCGTGGCGATGATCGCCCCAAGTGTCGACAGGGCCGCGTGACAGGATCGCTTGGGACGGTAACCATACGAAGCGTCATGAAAGTCGACTTCGTAGATTTGTTCCAAGATCATCACGACTGCGCGTTGGACAAGTTTGTCCTCCACGCAAGCGATACCAAGCGGCCTCGTTTTCCCATTCCCTTTGGGAATGTTCTTTCGCAAACTTGGTCTCGGCCGATAGGAGCCTCGGTGCAGTCGCAGAAGAAGGTCCTGCAGGTTGGCCCGCAGATTCTCTTCGTAGTCTTCCACCGTGACGTTGTCGACGCCGGGCGTCTTGCCTCGTTTCAATCGGCGAAAGGCGTACCAGAGCAGCTCGTAGTTGAGCAGCGAGAAGAGGTTGTTGAAAACCGCTCCCGGGTCCGCTTTCGCTCGTTGAGAGATGCGATCCAGCCTGGTTAGCACCGTGGGTCCGTCACTGAGTACGGCCGGTGCCAGGTCTGAATCGCGTGAAATCCCGACCGCCTTCCCTCGATCGATATTACTCGACTTCGTTCCACTTGATTGGCCTTCAAGCTTCAACGGTAGTATTCGGTCGTCCGACTCCCTGAGCGTCATTTGTCTTCGTCGCTTATTCCACTTCTCGGACATACTTACTCGACCACGATTGGAGATCGCGGATCGATCAAGAACCTCAGGGTCTCACTGGTTGCCTGACTGACGTTGTGTGTAGCGCGCGTGAGCCGACCAAGGCGAACAGCAAGCGTTCTTCGGGGCGCCGACTCCGGGGCTCTCCACGAAGCTCGCCAATGACGCGTCGTGAAGTATTGCCTTGGGGCATGCACAAACCTTGGGCACTGTAACCATCTGATTGGGGCCAACAGGTACCAAATTTCGGAGCTATTCCCCTTCACAGCCGCGCACACCACCCACAGTCCATTCATCCTCACTACCTTTCTGCCTGCCTCGCTCCAGAAAGTCCAGTGCTTCAACGACTGACTTCCACCACCGGTCTTATACAGCCGCTGCAACACTCAATACTGGGTCTCTGGCTACTGGGCCTGTGGCTAGCAGTTACCCAGGCGGGATCTCCCCCCGCTCGTCAATCAGACCTTGCCAGTCCGCACGTGCATCGGGTGGTTCGCATGCTTTATGCGCCACCGTTCGAGTTCAACTCGGCGACGATCTCTGTGAATCCGTTACTCGTCGCTATCGCGATGGGGGTATTGCCAACATTCGGATTCGTCGTTCGATAACCAATGTGACTATCGTGTTCGCTGTCACGTTCAAATCCGCCTGGGTTGTTTGCATTTGGATCAGCCCCATATCTTAGCAAGACCGCAACGGATGCAAGTCGATCTGCATCCGAAATGGCCGTGGCCCGAAGTACGGAATGCAGTGGGCGCCAACCGTCGTTGTCGACATGTTCGATATTCGCTCCCGCCTTAAGCAAGGCTTCGACCATTTTGGCGTCACCTTTCTGTGCGGCGATCGTAAGTGATGACATCCCGTAGTCATCCGTTAGATCTGGGTCCGCGTTTTGGGTTAAGAGAAACGTCGCGGTATCGCGATGGCCACTGTAAATCGCACATTGGAGTGGTGTCATCTGCCCGCTAATGCCGTCAATGTTTGCGCCTTTGATGAGCAGTAGTTTAGCGGCGTCGGTCTGACCAAAGTGCGCGGCAATCGAGAGCGGAGTGTTGTTGAATGCGTCAGAAGTGTTGGGGTCCGAACCATTCGCGAGCAGCCGTTCGATCTCGGCGGTATCGCCGTCGCATGATGCGTTTAGCATCGGGTTTTGAAAGTCGTTGAGATCAACCGTTGCGAGAAACAACAACGGAATCGCAACCAGCAAGATCACAACACACGCGAAAAGTATGGCGATGCGTTTCATTCCACCAAGTCATGCGAACGTCGGGGTTGACCGGGGACGAGCGGAAAGG from Stieleria varia carries:
- a CDS encoding reverse transcriptase domain-containing protein codes for the protein MGRWGSIGLRCRSQSVGFTTGTRPVGVWSNRTNGNSYADDFVIFTKTEAAAQRVYGSTERFLTERLKLSVNHDKSSIRKTDGLEYVGYEFRGYGGQIRVSNKVVGYAPATGNSGGNRRPV
- a CDS encoding addiction module protein, coding for MTADQLISDAALLPTSDRLRIAQAIWDSLPEDACPAPGPEFQAELDRRMAKYRENPGSGMTIDELRARLEADRAK
- the ltrA gene encoding group II intron reverse transcriptase/maturase, producing the protein MKLEGQSSGTKSSNIDRGKAVGISRDSDLAPAVLSDGPTVLTRLDRISQRAKADPGAVFNNLFSLLNYELLWYAFRRLKRGKTPGVDNVTVEDYEENLRANLQDLLLRLHRGSYRPRPSLRKNIPKGNGKTRPLGIACVEDKLVQRAVVMILEQIYEVDFHDASYGYRPKRSCHAALSTLGAIIATQRVNWISDADIEGFFDNVSHERLIELLRIRVSDPKMLRLITGFLRAGVMIDGKLTATEDGVPQGASLSPLLANVYLNYVLDQWFEQEVKPRLRGEAYIVRFADDFVCGIELESDARRYQAVLPKRLARFSLSIAEEKTKLIRFGRFARRDSQRLGEGAPAVFDFLGFTHYCGRSRAGKFKLKRKTSGKKLRMKLSEMRLWFHHQLSTPVGEMWQVLNAKLRGHYQYYGINDNWPMLMAFRSKVRRMAKRHLSRRSQKSYVNWDDFNLFTERHPLASPVGLTDLIAMSRAKRSAGDK
- a CDS encoding ankyrin repeat domain-containing protein; amino-acid sequence: MKRIAILFACVVILLVAIPLLFLATVDLNDFQNPMLNASCDGDTAEIERLLANGSDPNTSDAFNNTPLSIAAHFGQTDAAKLLLIKGANIDGISGQMTPLQCAIYSGHRDTATFLLTQNADPDLTDDYGMSSLTIAAQKGDAKMVEALLKAGANIEHVDNDGWRPLHSVLRATAISDADRLASVAVLLRYGADPNANNPGGFERDSEHDSHIGYRTTNPNVGNTPIAIATSNGFTEIVAELNSNGGA